The following are encoded together in the Streptomyces rapamycinicus NRRL 5491 genome:
- a CDS encoding sialidase family protein, translating into MPRRIARQHARNAAVATVAAIAALGLAACQDTSDGASGAASSTASQHSGSKGPGSSDAEAKNGEGSAAALRKTDPKPLRDGAGLYPRAIRLEHNGKDNGRVLASTVVPGGGNGIGAIQESTDGGANFNQVGTIADPASADGKGLCCSVLYELPQQVGDMPAGTLLWAASFGQDVPKADRHMSIRVFKSTDVGRHWSHLSTVASAPDANGLWEPEFSIDADGNLVCHYSDETDPNHSQKLVAVRSRDGVSWDGLHDTVASAPVSDRPGMAVVRKVPDGKYVMTYEICSDDPKFSCVVHYRTSPDGWDWGDPANLGTRPQTANGKYFKHAPTLAWAPEEGNPQGKLLLVGQVMYNADGSKAEGSGRTVWTNSKGGEGAWKEIPAPVAVKSDKIDFCPNYSSSLLPSADGRQLLEIATDYDGGVCRPYHGTDGM; encoded by the coding sequence ATGCCACGCCGCATCGCCCGCCAGCACGCTCGCAACGCCGCCGTCGCCACGGTGGCCGCCATCGCCGCCCTCGGGCTGGCCGCCTGCCAGGACACTTCGGACGGCGCCTCCGGAGCCGCGTCCTCCACCGCCTCCCAGCACTCCGGTTCCAAGGGCCCCGGCTCCTCCGACGCCGAGGCGAAGAACGGCGAGGGCAGCGCGGCGGCCCTGCGGAAGACGGACCCCAAGCCGCTGCGCGACGGCGCGGGCCTCTACCCCCGGGCGATCCGTCTGGAACACAACGGGAAGGACAACGGCCGCGTACTCGCTTCGACCGTCGTCCCGGGCGGCGGCAACGGCATCGGCGCCATTCAGGAGAGCACCGACGGCGGAGCGAACTTCAACCAGGTGGGCACCATCGCCGACCCCGCGTCCGCCGACGGCAAGGGGCTGTGCTGCTCGGTCCTCTACGAACTGCCGCAACAGGTCGGTGACATGCCGGCCGGCACGCTGCTGTGGGCCGCCTCCTTCGGCCAGGACGTACCCAAAGCCGACCGCCACATGTCGATACGCGTGTTCAAGAGCACCGACGTGGGACGCCATTGGAGCCACCTCTCCACGGTAGCCTCCGCGCCGGACGCCAACGGGCTGTGGGAGCCGGAGTTCTCCATCGACGCCGACGGCAACCTGGTCTGCCACTACTCCGACGAAACCGATCCGAACCACAGCCAGAAGCTCGTCGCCGTACGCTCACGGGACGGCGTCTCATGGGACGGCTTGCATGACACCGTCGCCAGTGCCCCGGTCTCCGACCGCCCCGGGATGGCGGTCGTACGGAAGGTGCCGGACGGCAAGTACGTCATGACGTACGAGATCTGCTCCGACGACCCCAAGTTCTCGTGCGTCGTGCACTACCGCACATCCCCCGACGGATGGGACTGGGGCGACCCCGCCAACCTCGGCACCCGGCCCCAGACGGCGAACGGCAAGTACTTCAAGCACGCGCCGACCCTGGCCTGGGCGCCGGAGGAGGGGAACCCGCAGGGCAAGCTGTTGCTGGTCGGACAGGTGATGTACAACGCGGACGGCAGCAAGGCCGAGGGCAGCGGGCGCACGGTCTGGACCAACAGCAAGGGCGGAGAGGGCGCCTGGAAGGAGATCCCGGCCCCCGTCGCCGTGAAGTCGGACAAGATCGACTTCTGCCCCAACTACAGCTCCAGCCTGCTGCCCTCGGCCGACGGCCGCCAGCTGCTGGAGATCGCGACCGACTACGACGGCGGAGTGTGCCGCCCGTACCACGGCACGGATGGCATGTGA
- a CDS encoding YciI family protein, producing MEFFCYHRDRPGSLALRQELVEQHWSYMDRYASEMIARGPTLSDADGTPTGSVHIVDLPDPAAARSFAFDEPGYQAGVYRDVLLRRWRDVLGRTMWEFPGGRTGGNRFLVLGLGLGSGEAADVAVPADQDELIAYGPLLSDDESTWLGTAALVRAPDPETARAVLTPDGYADIEVHRWQFGGRPS from the coding sequence ATGGAGTTCTTCTGCTACCACCGCGACCGGCCCGGCTCCCTGGCTCTGCGCCAAGAACTGGTCGAACAGCACTGGTCCTACATGGATCGGTATGCGTCGGAGATGATCGCCCGAGGACCGACCCTCTCCGACGCCGACGGGACCCCGACCGGCAGCGTCCACATCGTCGACCTGCCCGACCCGGCCGCCGCCCGCTCGTTCGCCTTCGACGAACCGGGCTACCAGGCCGGTGTGTACCGGGACGTACTGCTGCGGCGGTGGCGCGATGTGCTGGGTCGCACGATGTGGGAATTCCCCGGCGGCCGGACCGGCGGCAACCGATTCCTGGTCCTCGGCCTGGGCCTGGGCTCGGGCGAGGCCGCCGACGTCGCCGTACCCGCCGACCAGGACGAACTGATCGCCTACGGGCCACTCCTGTCCGACGACGAAAGCACATGGCTGGGCACAGCGGCACTGGTCCGGGCACCCGACCCGGAGACGGCCCGCGCCGTCCTGACCCCGGACGGGTACGCGGACATCGAGGTCCACCGCTGGCAGTTCGGCGGGCGGCCGTCATGA
- a CDS encoding GNAT family N-acetyltransferase, translated as MTRALGPVAWPPAPIRTERLVLRPSEARDRPTFIELLASPEVHTYLGGPRPRDELERAVPEIPGRQPGLFVIDFDGAVIGMVKLDRHDAESPGHVRPDIGEAELGYLFLPEAWGHGYAAEACAAALDWFAEALPGESVVLRTQTANERSMRLAAKLGFTEVERYEAYGAEQWFGVWSSSATPSG; from the coding sequence ATGACCCGCGCACTCGGACCCGTCGCCTGGCCACCCGCCCCGATAAGGACCGAACGGCTCGTGCTCCGCCCGTCCGAGGCCCGGGACCGTCCGACGTTCATCGAACTGCTCGCCTCACCGGAGGTGCACACCTACCTCGGTGGCCCTCGACCGCGTGATGAGCTCGAACGCGCGGTGCCCGAGATACCCGGGCGGCAGCCTGGCCTTTTCGTGATCGATTTCGACGGAGCGGTGATCGGGATGGTCAAGCTCGATCGGCACGACGCGGAGAGTCCGGGCCATGTCCGTCCGGACATCGGGGAGGCCGAGCTCGGCTACCTGTTCCTGCCGGAGGCGTGGGGACACGGGTACGCCGCCGAGGCGTGCGCGGCGGCACTCGACTGGTTCGCCGAAGCGCTTCCCGGCGAGTCGGTGGTGCTGCGCACCCAGACCGCCAACGAGCGCTCGATGCGCCTTGCGGCAAAGCTGGGGTTCACCGAGGTGGAACGGTACGAGGCCTACGGCGCCGAGCAGTGGTTCGGCGTGTGGTCCTCCTCGGCCACGCCGTCCGGTTGA
- a CDS encoding sensor histidine kinase yields the protein MSPAARPWRRMRREAAAVREAVRAAPRRTVVTESVLAGLVLLCSLASVPLIPPAHPVSVALLGVWAALLVPARRMYPTLTVLCCVPLIAGDNVWAAVVVPCVVWSAVRRIASARRAWAVAGASAAGAVFVSIAAQSLSGLPKMSYLAAGAGVAALFILLPALSGMMLGRRRPLTGLLRERNAYLEQTRLLTDEAARMEERARIASEMHDLLGHRIGLISVHAGALQLAAERQAPPLASQAELLRTTAGTAMDELRGILGVLRHQSGENIGERGTHEDLSALVADARSAGADAELHWNATRQTDADARTRQAVHRVTREGLTNALKHAPGAPVRVAFHDEGETLVVTVVNDAPPVPCPPGNGNRSGLIGLQERISLLGGAFHAGPRPEGGFVLSARIPVRPDSPPVYATSPGPVSGGAGSRPPLSTDVLTWPRLLGGGCVGMLVLLPTVGFTIALLIMAVLH from the coding sequence ATGAGCCCGGCAGCGCGACCGTGGAGGCGGATGCGCCGCGAGGCCGCCGCTGTCCGGGAGGCGGTGCGCGCCGCGCCCCGGCGGACGGTCGTCACCGAGTCCGTACTCGCCGGCCTGGTCCTGCTGTGCTCGCTGGCGTCGGTTCCGCTGATTCCGCCCGCCCACCCGGTGTCGGTGGCCCTCCTGGGGGTGTGGGCGGCGCTGCTCGTGCCCGCGCGGCGGATGTACCCGACCCTCACGGTGCTGTGCTGCGTGCCGTTGATCGCCGGGGACAACGTGTGGGCCGCGGTGGTGGTGCCGTGTGTCGTGTGGTCCGCCGTGCGCCGCATCGCCTCCGCGCGGCGCGCCTGGGCAGTGGCCGGGGCGAGCGCCGCCGGCGCCGTGTTCGTATCGATTGCCGCCCAGTCCCTCAGCGGACTTCCGAAGATGTCGTACCTGGCCGCGGGCGCCGGCGTGGCCGCGCTGTTCATCCTGCTGCCCGCGCTGTCCGGCATGATGCTGGGGCGTCGCCGCCCGCTGACGGGGCTGCTGCGGGAACGCAACGCCTACCTCGAACAGACCCGCTTGCTCACCGACGAGGCGGCCCGCATGGAGGAACGGGCGCGCATCGCCTCCGAGATGCACGATCTGCTCGGCCATCGCATCGGCCTCATCTCCGTGCACGCCGGAGCCCTCCAGCTGGCCGCCGAACGACAGGCGCCCCCGCTGGCCTCCCAGGCCGAACTTCTGCGCACCACTGCCGGAACGGCCATGGACGAACTGCGCGGCATCCTCGGCGTCCTCCGTCACCAGTCCGGCGAGAACATCGGCGAGCGGGGGACCCACGAGGATCTCTCGGCCCTGGTCGCGGATGCCCGGAGCGCTGGGGCCGACGCCGAACTGCACTGGAACGCGACCAGGCAGACGGACGCGGACGCCCGCACCCGTCAGGCCGTCCACCGTGTCACCCGCGAAGGACTCACCAACGCGCTGAAGCACGCGCCCGGCGCGCCTGTCCGTGTGGCGTTCCACGACGAAGGGGAAACGCTGGTGGTCACCGTCGTCAACGATGCCCCGCCGGTGCCCTGTCCGCCCGGGAACGGGAACCGCAGTGGACTCATCGGCCTCCAGGAAAGGATCAGCCTGCTCGGGGGCGCCTTCCACGCCGGACCGCGCCCGGAGGGCGGCTTCGTCCTCTCCGCCCGTATACCCGTCCGGCCCGACTCGCCGCCCGTGTACGCCACTTCGCCCGGGCCGGTGTCCGGCGGGGCGGGCTCCCGGCCCCCGCTGTCCACGGATGTCCTCACGTGGCCCCGCCTCCTGGGCGGCGGCTGCGTGGGGATGCTCGTGTTGCTGCCGACGGTCGGCTTCACCATCGCCCTGCTGATCATGGCGGTTCTACACTGA